A genomic stretch from Canis lupus familiaris isolate Mischka breed German Shepherd chromosome 15, alternate assembly UU_Cfam_GSD_1.0, whole genome shotgun sequence includes:
- the NPY5R gene encoding neuropeptide Y receptor type 5 (The RefSeq protein has 1 substitution compared to this genomic sequence) has translation MDLELQDFYNKTLATENNTAATRNSDFPVWDDYKSSVDDLQYFLIGLYTFVSLLGFMGNLLILMALMRKRNQKTMVNFLIGNLAFSDILVVLFCSPFTLTSVLLDQWMFGKVMCHIMPFLQCVSVLVSTLILISIAIVRYHMIKHPISNNLTANHGYFLIATVWTLGFAICSPLPVFHSLVELQETFDSALLSSRYLCVESWPSDSYRIAFTISLLLVQYILPLVCLTVSHTSVCRSISCGLSNKENKLEENEMINLTLQPFKKSGPQVKLSSSHKWSYSFIRKHRRRYSKKTACVLPAPARPPQENHSRMLPENFGSVRSQHSSSSKFIPGVPTCFEVKPEENSDVHDMRVNRSIMRIKKRSRSVFYRLTILILVFAVSWMPLHLFHVVTDFNDNLISNRHFKLVYCICHLLGMMSCCLNPILYGFLNNGIKADLISLIQCLHMS, from the coding sequence ATGGATTTAGAACTCCAGGATTTTTATAACAAGACACTTGCCACAGAGAACAATACGGCTGCCACTCGGAATTCTGATTTCCCAGTCTGGGATGACTATAAAAGCAGTGTAGATGATTTACAGTATTTTCTGATTGGACTTTATACATTTGTAAGTCTTCTCGGTTTTATGGGGAATCTACTTATTTTAATGGCTCTCATGAGAAAGCGTAATCAGAAGACGATGGTAAACTTCCTCATAGGAAATTTGGCCTTCTCTGATATTTTGGTTGTGCTGTTTTGCTCACCTTTTACACTGACCTCTGTCCTGCTGGATCAGTGGATGTTTGGCAGAGTCATGTGTCACATTATGCCTTTTCTTCAATGTGTGTCAGTTCTGGTTTCAACTTTAATTCTAATATCAATTGCCATTGTCAGGTATCATATGATCAAGCATCCTATATCTAATAATTTAACAGCAAACCATGGCTACTTCCTGATTGCTACTGTCTGGACACTAGGTTTTGCGATTTGTTCTCCCCTTCCAGTGTTTCACAGTCTGGTGGAACTTCAGGAAACATTTGACTCCGCGTTGCTGAGCAGCAGGTATTTATGTGTTGAGTCGTGGCCATCTGATTCGTACAGAATCGCTTTTACTATCTCTTTATTGCTAGTCCAGTATATTCTTCCCTTGGTGTGTCTAACTGTGAGCCATACCAGTGTCTGCAGGAGTATAAGCTGCGGGTTgtccaacaaagaaaacaaactggaagAAAACGAGATGATCAACTTAACTCTTCAACCATTCAAAAAGAGTGGGCCTCAGGTGAAACTTTCCAGCAGCCATAAATGGAGCTATTCATTCATCAGAAAACACAGGAGAAGGTACAGCAAGAAGACGGCGTGTGTCTTACCTGCTCCAGCAAGACCTCCTCAAGAGAACCACTCAAGAATGCTTCCAGAAAACTTTGGTTCTGTAAGAAGTCAGCATTCTTCATCCAGTAAGTTCATACCGGGGGTCCCCACCTGCTTTGAGGTGAAACCTGAAGAAAACTCGGATGTTCATGACATGAGAGTAAACCGTTCTATCATGAGAATCAAAAAGAGATCCCGAAGTGTTTTCTATAGACTAACCATACTGATACTAGTGTTTGCCGTTAGCTGGATGCCACTACACCTTTTCCATGTGGTAACTGATTTTAATGACAACCTCATTTCAAACAGGCATTTCAAATTGGTGTATTGCATTTGTCATTTGTTAGGCATGATGTCCTGTTGTCTTAATCCTATTCTGTATGGTTTTCTCAATAATGGGATCAAAGCTGATTTAATTTCCCTTATACAGTGTCTTCATATGTCATAA